A DNA window from Plodia interpunctella isolate USDA-ARS_2022_Savannah chromosome 12, ilPloInte3.2, whole genome shotgun sequence contains the following coding sequences:
- the LOC128674019 gene encoding mitochondrial import inner membrane translocase subunit Tim9-like, giving the protein MAAPGEMSEADQIKTFKDFLVQYNKLSELCFNDCVHDFTSRTLRSSEEKCTLNCMEKYLRTNQRVSQRFHEFQMIANENMIALTQKSNPS; this is encoded by the exons ATGGCGGCTCCTGGAGAAATGAGTGAAGCTGACCAAATAAAAACC tttaagGATTTCCTCGTACAATACAACAAGCTGTCAGAACTATGTTTCAATGACTGTGTTCACGATTTCACATCAAGGACCCTGAGATCATCAGAg GAAAAGTGCACATTAAATTGTATGGAAAAATACTTAAGAACAAACCAGAGAGTCTCACAACGGTTCCATGAGTTCCAGATGATTGCCAATGAAAATATGATAGCACTGACGCAAAAATCAAATCCAAGCTAA